In Populus alba chromosome 1, ASM523922v2, whole genome shotgun sequence, a single window of DNA contains:
- the LOC118045332 gene encoding cysteine proteinase inhibitor A, whose protein sequence is MATVGGITEVEGSANSLEIDSLARFAVDDYNKKHNSMLEFKKVLNAKQQVVAGTVYYITFEVTDGGHKKVYEAKVWVKPWLNFKEVQEFKLVADAPCDSSA, encoded by the exons ATGGCAACAGTAGGTGGTATTACGGAGGTGGAAGGATCAGCTAACAGTCTTGAAATCGACAGTCTTGCTCGTTTTGCTGTTGATGACTACAACAAGAAACAT AATTCGATGCTGGAGTTCAAGAAGGTGTTGAATGCAAAGCAGCAGGTGGTGGCTGGGACAGTTTATTATATTACCTTTGAGGTAACTGACGGGGGTCACAAGAAAGTGTATGAAGCCAAGGTGTGGGTGAAGCCATGGTTGAATTTTAAGGAGGTTCAGGAGTTCAAGCTTGTTGCGGATGCTCCTTGTGATTCTAGCGCCTAG